GCGTTTTGGTCGTTTATAGTTATCAATCAGTCCGGTTGAAACTGTTACAAAACAACTGAGAAGAAATTGTATGGAGACGAAAGAGTTGTGAGCACGTTGGAGAGATTCGGCACGGTTAAGGAAAAGTTCTGGGATTCAGGATAATTAATTATGGGGATACAGGATATTCTAGAACCAACGATACAGTATATTATACTGCGAATATATCTTAGGGTTTCAatataagcaaaaaaaaaaaaaaaagatccattTGTGACAGGAGATTCAATGTCTTGATTTTGATCAACTCAAAACACTAAATTGTAGTTGTGACCAATATTCTGCTGTATTTATGCAAAATTTCCACTTGAAACATATTTGTGACCCAAACTGGCGATAGAGATGgtgtataaatatatattatattcATGTAAGATTAAATTTAGATGTTTAGAATACAAGGAACAGCAAAGGGCCCATAGCATAGACAGATTAACACTTTAATGAACACTGACAAAATTTACAATATAAAAGCATTCAGCACTAAAATGAGAAAAGCCTGACTTATGGCCTTGAAAGTATTAACTGGCTTTTAGCCATTTGTGAATGACAATCTGGCGGCTAGTTTTGTTTCCTAAAAGATGATGTCATTTAAATCATAACAGAAAAGAACAGAGGCAAGTGACATTGATTAACATGCAATTGGACCAGGAGAAGTCTTTTGTGAAAACAAATGATTGAATCAGAGAGGCAATAAAATGAGTACATGAATGAACTTTGTGAGCATCTCTGTCCTGGAAAATTTGCAAGGTACTTAATTACTGGCTGAGATTCTGAACAGGGCCACATGAACAGTAATAAGATCTATTTAGAGTAAAGGGAAAAGTACAAACTCTAACACTAGTATAGTATTCAATTGTCATGTCATTAGTTAGTATCACTGTCATAGTCACCGGCACTGACAGGCTTCTTCTTATAGCTCCTGGACTTTTTCTTTGAACGTCGGCTCGAGCTATCTTCTCTCTCACCTCTCCTTTCACCATCTGACAGATTTTCatcctcttctttttcctctgaatattttttccttttcttcttgctCCTATCATAATCAGAACCTTCACTATCTTTTCCTTCTGCACTGCcatattttctatttcttttctctctctctgtgCCTTGATCACTGTCTGCTGCAATGGTCAAAAAAGCATTTTCTTTATAATAAGTGAGCTTATAGAAATGGTGGAAAGGAAACCAGTTACAGACCCACGGTGACTCAGTACTTTGATGACTTTGTTTAAAGAATCTAAGATCAATAGCAGAGTAACCTACCTGGATAAGCTCTTTCCTTGTCACTTTCCTCCTCAGCACTTTGAGAGCTACTGTCCTTTTTCTCCCTAACTTTTcgctcttttttctttttatggtGCGCTCTAATGATGGAGAAGTTTTGTTAACAGTTTTTTAGAACTTGTGAAAGATTATccagttctttgttttttaacaaaatgcACTGTTTTCTGAATTCTAGTTTGACAACACATTAGTAGCACtcaaaaaagtgtaaaatgtaTTCTTTTCTATTGAGCTTCACATTTGTTCACCTGAAAAATAAAGAGTTCAGTAATCCAAATTCTTTGCTGCTAAGTTAAGaacactttttaaaagaaaaaccaaacaaaaagagaggaaaaaaaggaaaggagaaaaaaatgcatctttaaatggaataaaataaacattcatGTATTAGTCTTGAAATAGGGTTGCCTGGCAGTGAATCTTTACCTAACATGAGAACCAGACTTAcatttaatttcctctttaaatGGAACTGATGTACTCTCCAACTTTTAAGGTAAAATTAGGACACAAAAGGGGGAGACTAGCAGCCCTTATTAGGGTTTAACTTATAAAGAGAtgagagaaaacagaaaaatatttatgaaaactTACTTAGAAGAGCTTCTCTTTGGTGACGGTGAGATAGAATGACTTTTTGATCTTTCCCTCTCTCGTTCCCTggctctttctttctctttctctcgcTCGCgttctttttgtctttctttttccttttctttttctctttcgcgctctttttccctttgcttctccttttctctctgccgttctttttcctttctccgttctctttctttttctgattctcttgttttctctttgtcttttgATCTAGTTTTTTCACTCCTCTCTTCTGATTTCTCTCGACTTTTCTCCTTCAAACTTTCAGGTTTCTCAACAGCCTCTGCTTTTTCCTTTGgtgctttcttttcctttgataCTGATCTTTCACATGAATCAGTTCTCTTCCTTTCTTTGGACCTGCCACGTGATTGCTCTCGTGATCTAGAACGTCGCTCTCGAGACCTTGAACGTCGACCTTTCCTTCTCTCCCTTCAGaatagggaaaaaaatcagtcaCATAAAGCCTACTATTAGCTAttgtttttaaaagagaaagaagccAGCAtgtgcaaaatatttgaagaagcAAGGTATCAAATGTTGGTCTTTGAGCACTATCTATCATACCTGCTTCGAGAACGACGGGAACTTCTGTGTCTTGAGGCAGAACGGGATGAACGACGCCTGTCTCTGTATCTATCCCTAGGGAGGACAtggaaaattaatcattttgcaCAGTGAAAACAGATTCAAAGAATTTCAGTGGAAAAGATGACTGTTTACtagttttctctttgaaaagctGAAAAATGTATCCAGAATTATTCTCTTAGGTTAACCTTGcacacactaacatcagtatgcgtattctccaGACTGTACTCAATACATCTCCAAAGGTgatgaaaaggagaatttgtttaacaatcaagatattCTTTACTGggggatcatttcttttattggCATTgccttaatgtatgattcagagGTagtattgcaaggagaaattgcataatagtcactcttggggttcTAAGGGTTAAACACACCCCTAAATACAGGAATGCCAAAATACACATGTACCAGTATGTTTTTGTGTGCTCCTAACACTAACaaattattcttaaaatttacaaaacattggGCAATTTCTTACCCAAAAAATAACACCTTGGCTAGCTGGATCATGCACTGGTGACAGACTCAGTCATCAAAGTATTTTGACAAGGCAAGGGAATGACATTAAATGTATAGTTTGAAGAAATTAAGTCAACTTGTTCTGGCATATCACAGTGAGCAATcttggagaaaatttttttcgcaaaaaggTAATAGAAACAAGCAAATCTGGAAATGAAAAGTGGGGTGCAAGAAAGCCTTAAATTCCCAGAAGACACACAATCTATCTGTACCTTGAGGGTGAGCGGGTACGTGATCTTCTTCTTCGACGTGAGCCTGACCCAGATCGAGACCTTCTTCTTCTGGACCTGAGGAAAGATTacaacatttttcttaaaagaagcCTGAATTGCTTAAGGAAAGAAATGCCTGCACTGAATGTAAAAACTAATCAAATGCAATACCAACAAATACCAACAACAGGGATCCATATATGTGTGTTGTCAAAGTCCTTAGCCAGGTAAGTGTAAAAAATATACTTGCCCTGGCTAGATTTTACTAGTTTGTAATCTGCCCATAATATATTGCATTGCAGACATAAGAAAGGCAATGATGAGTCTGTTTGCAGCTGTTCAGCACATAAAATTGAGCACTTGAGTAATTAATTGTGAGTTTGGTACATGATGTATGGGGAAATGTATTGtactacaaaaaaataaatgacatcCAGTGATAAAGGTTTGCAAActacaatcaatttttttttgtctagtaAAAAAGCACTTTGTGACAGGTTAGTCTTGAATGTCaaatattaaatttaaaacaaattttcaaatttagtcCATCAGAAGACAACCTTTTGTGCTATCATACTCATCcaaattatttcatgtttatcTCAGATGACCTGACAACAGCCAATATTGAACCCTAAAACAGAGGCAGAGTTGAAATTTCAAGAGGactactaaaaagaaaaaggagataagatggaatttttttcagcaagtgATAGTCATGTTACCTTGAGTGAGATCTTCTTCTGGATCGTGATCTGGAGCGAGACTTTGACCTTtcatctaaaacaaaaaaggcaaattaaGTGAAGTCAGTTTAACATGGTAATGAGAAGGAGAGTTCCCACCAATggcatagctccattttctgcatataaatacACACACATAGTCCACAGTTCCTCCAGTCACTCTGATGaggggctaacactcaaaacttCAGTTTTTTAACTCTAAACAgaggccaattcacattatcaactcaattgttaGATTTAACAAATTACCTTGTTAAATCTACAGAATGTTTatcatgcaaatttttaaaatcattaaaaaaataaatgccaGAGCTGATCCACTTTTAACTTCTCTTAAGATTAACCAGACACAAAAAGAGGGATGATGAGAGtaacaaacaaaagacaaaggGTGTTAACATGATGTATTGATTGACCCTCATCACTAATTTATAAGAAAAGGCATGGCAGCTAGAAGAGAGAATTGCTCAGCAGACTACGAGTTAAATAAACTGGTACACTCGTTGAGCTTTAGTACAACCAAAGAAAGTACTTAATGCAgtctttgtttcttaaaaattacagaaatataGTACTTGATATACCAACCAGGATCAATTTCATCTTCAATGATCGAGGATGCTTCTTTAACACGTCGCATAGCCTTATCAATATCTTTGCGGTCTTTATCTGATGACTTGGAAGCTGGCTTAACAATGGCATTCTTTGAGTGGTTGACTctttaaagacaaaaaaggaACAATTCAATAGAGGTGATGATCAATCATAGCAAGTATTCAAAACCATTGTATTAATTGAATGAAAGAGTGATCTATGAAATGTAAGAGCTTACTTCAGAGGTCTGCCACCAAATATCACTCCATTGTATTGCAAAGCGGTGTTTACTGCACTAGGTTCTGAGAACTCGACAAATGCAAACCTTAAATCCAATggaatacaaaaataattcttcattCAATGTCATTTATGTTTACTTATGGTGCAATAAATATCAACATTCTGGGACACATCATTGTCAATAAACATTAGTATGATTGTAATTATCCCATTCTAGGTCAACAACATACAGCAATGTAGTAAATCCCTTTTtcctccaaaaaaaaacaaaacaaaatatgaatgacaaaaacaataattaacaattattgtAATAGCAAAATAtgctggtgaaaaaaaaaaatgacttaagACACTGGTTAGAAAGAGTCTGAGACAGACTGTATGTAAAAAAGTACtaacaattatttatttgcaGTTGAAAATTTAtcctctttcatttttaacatctAAAAATATTGATCTAGAAGAGTCTTGGAATCTCTTATGCTTCCTGTGtgtttgaaatgattttacATCCTATGCCAAAAAGTGATTGCTAAGAATGACCATTTACATGTACTGGTAGTTGTTAAAAGCTCTGTTACCATTATGCTTACCTAGTGGGTTGAGTATCATCCCCAGACATTCTCACATATCGGATCTCACCACAGCCTGAGAAGAATGCCATGAGCTGTTCTGCTGACAGCTATGgtaaaaaaaggagagaaaagtTTATTCAGCATAAAATGCCTTAACTGAtactcttttttaaatttaggtGCTAACCATTGAAGGGTTATGAAACAAAGTACCATTCAAAGAAAAGCCAAAAGTCCTtcttaaatttctcttcttgacaCTCTAGTTGTTTTGAAAGGGAAAAGTTAGTTTGAAGATTCTTGGTGACTTTTTTAATGATCTTAATGAACAAGTTCaactaaaacaatttatttttattaactgGTTAAGGtagctgaaaatatttttgttgtttcctcTTGtatcaaaaatgatttttgctAGTCAAAATTATACCAGTCTTTTCCGCAAAATTAGTACACAGGAAATTTCACACAGAATTATGAGCAGTGTAACATTAAAACTCCTAAAAGACTTAGAAACTGCTGTGAAGATAATGTGGATGAAATAATCACTGA
This is a stretch of genomic DNA from Pocillopora verrucosa isolate sample1 chromosome 12, ASM3666991v2, whole genome shotgun sequence. It encodes these proteins:
- the LOC131779460 gene encoding splicing regulatory glutamine/lysine-rich protein 1-like isoform X1 — translated: MTTGTEKPSTRVIQVTNIAQNATVDQMKTLFGFLGEIEEMHLFPEDPMIHLGTATRVCFVKFTDPCSVHVAQHLTNTVFIDRALIVVPVQDGTIPDESKAVQLAAPASAVAGGFTGSSGGLLPTPPMPAQVPIVPGVVSTVIPGLATALTVPAPLPPPPPLTNVDPSKIDEIRRTVYVGNLDTTLSAEQLMAFFSGCGEIRYVRMSGDDTQPTRFAFVEFSEPSAVNTALQYNGVIFGGRPLKVNHSKNAIVKPASKSSDKDRKDIDKAMRRVKEASSIIEDEIDPDERSKSRSRSRSRRRSHSRSRRRRSRSGSGSRRRRRSRTRSPSRDRYRDRRRSSRSASRHRSSRRSRSRERRKGRRSRSRERRSRSREQSRGRSKERKRTDSCERSVSKEKKAPKEKAEAVEKPESLKEKSREKSEERSEKTRSKDKEKTRESEKERERRKEKERQREKEKQREKEREREKEKEKERQKEREREKEKERARERERERSKSHSISPSPKRSSSKAHHKKKKERKVREKKDSSSQSAEEESDKERAYPADSDQGTEREKRNRKYGSAEGKDSEGSDYDRSKKKRKKYSEEKEEDENLSDGERRGEREDSSSRRSKKKSRSYKKKPVSAGDYDSDTN
- the LOC131779460 gene encoding splicing regulatory glutamine/lysine-rich protein 1-like isoform X2 — protein: MTTGTEKPSTRVIQVTNIAQNATVDQMKTLFGFLGEIEEMHLFPEDPMIHLGTATRVCFVKFTDPCSVHVAQHLTNTVFIDRALIVVPVQDGTIPDESKAVQLAAPASAVAGGFTGSSGGLLPTPPMPAQVPIVPGVVSTVIPGLATALTVPAPLPPPPPLTNVDPSKIDEIRRTVYVGNLDTTLSAEQLMAFFSGCGEIRYVRMSGDDTQPTRFAFVEFSEPSAVNTALQYNGVIFGGRPLKVNHSKNAIVKPASKSSDKDRKDIDKAMRRVKEASSIIEDEIDPDERSKSRSRSRSRRRSHSRSRRRRSRSGSGSRRRRRSRTRSPSRDRYRDRRRSSRSASRHRSSRRSRSRERRKGRRSRSRERRSRSREQSRGRSKERKRTDSCERSVSKEKKAPKEKAEAVEKPESLKEKSREKSEERSEKTRSKDKEKTRESEKERERRKEKERQREKEKQREKEREREKEKEKERQKEREREKEKERARERERERSKSHSISPSPKRSSSKAHHKKKKERKVREKKDSSSQSAEEESDKERAYPDSDQGTEREKRNRKYGSAEGKDSEGSDYDRSKKKRKKYSEEKEEDENLSDGERRGEREDSSSRRSKKKSRSYKKKPVSAGDYDSDTN
- the LOC131779460 gene encoding splicing regulatory glutamine/lysine-rich protein 1-like isoform X3 produces the protein MMPSNLEVSTLITHWLGTIPDESKAVQLAAPASAVAGGFTGSSGGLLPTPPMPAQVPIVPGVVSTVIPGLATALTVPAPLPPPPPLTNVDPSKIDEIRRTVYVGNLDTTLSAEQLMAFFSGCGEIRYVRMSGDDTQPTRFAFVEFSEPSAVNTALQYNGVIFGGRPLKVNHSKNAIVKPASKSSDKDRKDIDKAMRRVKEASSIIEDEIDPDERSKSRSRSRSRRRSHSRSRRRRSRSGSGSRRRRRSRTRSPSRDRYRDRRRSSRSASRHRSSRRSRSRERRKGRRSRSRERRSRSREQSRGRSKERKRTDSCERSVSKEKKAPKEKAEAVEKPESLKEKSREKSEERSEKTRSKDKEKTRESEKERERRKEKERQREKEKQREKEREREKEKEKERQKEREREKEKERARERERERSKSHSISPSPKRSSSKAHHKKKKERKVREKKDSSSQSAEEESDKERAYPADSDQGTEREKRNRKYGSAEGKDSEGSDYDRSKKKRKKYSEEKEEDENLSDGERRGEREDSSSRRSKKKSRSYKKKPVSAGDYDSDTN